The following is a genomic window from Prunus persica cultivar Lovell chromosome G7, Prunus_persica_NCBIv2, whole genome shotgun sequence.
GTCTAACTTTGACTCTATTTACCACAAAAGCATGGGATTAATATGCCTAAAGGAGAGAGCTATATCACAGTAAAATTAACCTATGAAAAGTGTGCATCCCCCAAATGTGTTTTGGAGCACTTTATAGTAATGCATGATGGAAGTAGTTTACCTGTTTAGCTACCTTGATAAGAGTTTTCTCACAAGATTGGAATACAGGCTGGATTACTATTTGCCGAACAATGTGAATTCCAAGCTCTCGTTAATATATGATGTTGGTTTCATGATGATTATGTTCGGcatgcaatttatatattggCTTAGATTGATTTCTGAATCTCCCTGTTGACTTTGATTAATTTCTAAGAAAaggcaaatttttttaactacAAATGTATTTGGTTTCAGATCAGTGCTTTAGCATAGGATTGTGATTGTGCTCTATGAAATATTTAGCAGTGTATGAATTTGCTAGTCTTCAGATTGTTGGTCCTTATATGGTCTTTTTTCCCCTTGTTTCCCCAAGTACCCTTGACTATTTGTGTGCTAAAATGACTGATATTTTATCCAACATCTATTTCATATTTGCTAGATGTTAATATGGGAAATATTTTCATGCTGTCATCGTCTTGGATCCTTTTAATTGAAGTTGCTTGTGTTGTACAGGTGGAGTACCTTCCCATTTCTTCGATGGAAAAAGCGAGGCAAGTCATGGAAGACTTTATGGATATATGGCAACAGGCTTTGTCAAAGAGATCATTACCAGGGCACTTTATGCACATGGAACCAAACTTTGCTGAGTATGGCCTTGCAGACCAGTATACTTCACAACATACTGCTGTCCAGTATGCTACTGTTATGGCTCAACTAATTGCAACAGTGCAGGCAGTGCAAGCAAGAAACTAGGAA
Proteins encoded in this region:
- the LOC18770929 gene encoding mediator of RNA polymerase II transcription subunit 20a isoform X2, which codes for MIMEKLQSYKSRVSLNFEGFQYQLGDFQLRVGKVLPTHSENLRGIVMEVEYLPISSMEKARQVMEDFMDIWQQALSKRSLPGHFMHMEPNFAEYGLADQYTSQHTAVQYATVMAQLIATVQAVQARN